The following proteins come from a genomic window of Spongiibacter tropicus DSM 19543:
- a CDS encoding energy transducer TonB, translating to MKSIRILIGAGLAFLVTAALFIIMPYLIETADKTLDEKPRTKLADIQMPDTKIETRKDSKPDKPQQPEEPPPDMEQPEMEDVNPDMEVVNMAPQQSLQMTNTAGGLSASDGEYLPIVKVAPIYPRRAQSRGVEGYCTVEYTVTKAGTTRDIAPVDCSPPGYFERASIKAAEKFKYKPRVVDGEPIEVPGIQNRFTYELEK from the coding sequence ATGAAGAGCATTCGCATTCTGATCGGTGCCGGACTGGCATTTTTGGTGACAGCAGCGCTGTTCATCATCATGCCTTATCTGATCGAGACAGCTGACAAGACGCTGGATGAAAAACCGCGTACTAAGCTGGCCGATATTCAGATGCCGGACACTAAGATCGAAACCAGAAAAGACAGCAAGCCGGACAAGCCGCAGCAGCCTGAAGAGCCGCCGCCGGATATGGAACAGCCGGAGATGGAAGATGTAAACCCGGACATGGAGGTGGTGAACATGGCCCCTCAACAGTCCCTGCAGATGACCAATACTGCAGGCGGTCTGTCAGCGTCCGACGGTGAATATCTGCCAATCGTTAAGGTTGCTCCCATTTATCCGCGTCGTGCACAGAGCCGTGGTGTCGAAGGTTACTGTACGGTTGAGTACACCGTAACCAAAGCCGGTACCACTCGCGATATCGCACCGGTGGATTGTAGCCCCCCAGGTTACTTCGAGCGTGCCTCCATCAAAGCAGCCGAGAAGTTTAAGTACAAACCTCGTGTTGTGGATGGTGAGCCCATTGAAGTACCGGGGATTCAGAACCGCTTCACCTATGAGTTGGAGAAATGA
- a CDS encoding MotA/TolQ/ExbB proton channel family protein, whose amino-acid sequence MKRNLLKAAVLAIGGTIAFATSPVMAQEAKSLDELLQMVKQGGASDAREQKAREQRFINARYEQKKMLDEANKTLESEEKRSSRLEDTFEENETVLTEKQRQLKERLGTLTELFGHLTSTAGDMRSNFQTSIVSVQYPNREQFVDELIEKMAGAEDLPSIEEIERIWFELQREMTESGRVVKFNTEVTTAGGEKTQQDVVRVGTFNLVNSEGDYLQYIPENGTVAVLSRQPSGAYNSWASDLASASSGVTPFGVDPTGPTGGSYLAALIDSPTLTERWHQGGVVGYVITAVGVLALLIALWRLVVLSIEDMKVGAQLKSSTANDNNSLGRVLKVHEQNPNMDAETLELKLSEAILKETPRLERSLNLLKIIAAVAPLLGLLGTVTGMIITFQAITIFGAGDPKAMAGGISGALVTTVLGLIVAIPTVLLHTFVSGRAKKILHVLDEQSTGIIAEHTEGRAG is encoded by the coding sequence ATGAAACGTAATCTGTTGAAAGCCGCCGTACTGGCAATTGGCGGCACAATTGCTTTTGCCACCAGCCCAGTGATGGCTCAAGAAGCCAAGTCGCTGGACGAACTGCTGCAAATGGTCAAACAGGGCGGTGCGAGCGATGCACGTGAGCAGAAGGCCCGTGAGCAGCGCTTCATCAATGCCCGCTACGAGCAGAAGAAAATGCTCGACGAGGCCAACAAGACGCTGGAATCTGAAGAGAAGCGTTCTTCCAGACTGGAGGACACTTTCGAAGAGAACGAAACTGTTCTGACCGAGAAACAGCGTCAGTTGAAAGAGCGTCTGGGTACCCTGACCGAGCTGTTTGGTCACCTGACCTCAACCGCTGGCGACATGCGCTCTAACTTCCAAACGTCTATCGTTAGTGTTCAGTACCCCAATCGCGAGCAGTTCGTAGACGAGCTGATCGAGAAAATGGCGGGTGCCGAAGATCTGCCGAGCATCGAAGAAATCGAGCGTATCTGGTTCGAACTTCAGCGCGAAATGACTGAATCTGGCCGTGTTGTTAAGTTCAACACCGAAGTGACTACTGCTGGTGGCGAAAAGACCCAGCAAGACGTCGTTCGTGTGGGTACTTTCAACTTGGTTAACAGCGAAGGCGATTACCTGCAGTACATCCCCGAGAATGGTACCGTTGCGGTTCTGTCTCGTCAGCCAAGTGGTGCGTACAACAGCTGGGCAAGCGATCTGGCGTCTGCCAGCTCTGGCGTAACCCCCTTCGGTGTTGACCCCACGGGTCCGACGGGTGGTTCTTACCTGGCTGCACTGATTGACAGCCCGACGCTGACTGAGCGCTGGCACCAAGGTGGTGTTGTTGGCTACGTCATCACGGCCGTCGGTGTTCTGGCATTGCTGATTGCTCTGTGGCGTCTGGTCGTTCTGTCTATCGAAGACATGAAAGTGGGCGCACAGCTGAAGAGCAGCACGGCAAACGACAACAACAGCCTGGGTCGTGTACTGAAAGTGCACGAGCAGAATCCAAATATGGATGCTGAAACCCTCGAGCTGAAATTGTCTGAGGCGATTCTGAAAGAGACTCCTCGCCTTGAGCGCTCGCTGAACCTGCTGAAGATCATTGCTGCGGTTGCACCGCTGCTGGGTCTGCTGGGTACCGTAACCGGTATGATCATTACCTTCCAGGCGATCACCATCTTCGGTGCGGGTGACCCGAAAGCGATGGCGGGTGGTATCTCTGGTGCACTGGTAACTACTGTACTGGGTCTGATTGTCGCTATCCCGACTGTACTGCTGCACACCTTCGTCAGCGGTCGCGCCAAGAAAATTCTGCACGTGCTCGATGAGCAGTCGACCGGCATCATTGCCGAACACACAGAAGGGCGCGCGGGGTAA
- a CDS encoding MotA/TolQ/ExbB proton channel family protein, translating into MYQLNEWIEIIRRFMESGGDVLWAIAALTFVMWTLAIERVWYYKFGLSKDVGNAINTWEARSERNSWNAKQIREKLISEVSIKINASLPMIQTMVALCPLLGLLGTVTGMIEVFNIMAVTGGGDAKSMAGGVSKATIPTMAGMVAALSGVFINTYIKSIAERENELLEDHLTTDH; encoded by the coding sequence ATGTACCAACTGAATGAATGGATCGAGATCATAAGACGATTCATGGAGTCTGGGGGCGATGTACTTTGGGCCATCGCCGCCCTGACCTTCGTCATGTGGACTCTCGCTATTGAACGGGTTTGGTATTACAAGTTCGGGCTGTCGAAAGACGTCGGCAACGCCATTAACACCTGGGAAGCTCGCTCTGAGCGAAATTCCTGGAATGCCAAGCAGATTCGCGAAAAATTGATCTCGGAAGTTTCCATCAAGATCAACGCGAGCCTGCCAATGATTCAGACCATGGTGGCACTGTGTCCGCTGTTGGGTCTGCTCGGCACGGTTACCGGGATGATTGAAGTGTTCAACATCATGGCGGTAACAGGTGGTGGCGATGCCAAATCGATGGCTGGCGGTGTTTCAAAAGCAACCATCCCGACTATGGCGGGGATGGTTGCGGCGCTCTCCGGTGTTTTCATCAATACCTACATCAAGAGTATTGCTGAGCGCGAGAATGAGCTTTTGGAAGACCATCTGACAACAGATCATTAA
- a CDS encoding ExbD/TolR family protein — translation MRKHSKAGAEENSSEIDLTPMLDVVFIMLIFFIVTASFIKEAGVEVNRPDASTSSKKENVNILIAVTGTNEIWIDKRRVDKRAVRSVVERMHAENPKGAVVIQADKASNTETVTAVIDASRAAGVYDVSLATEDS, via the coding sequence ATGAGAAAGCATAGCAAAGCAGGTGCAGAGGAGAATTCCTCAGAAATCGACCTGACGCCGATGCTCGACGTGGTCTTCATCATGTTGATCTTCTTCATCGTGACAGCGTCGTTCATTAAAGAAGCGGGTGTCGAGGTAAACCGCCCCGATGCTTCAACGTCGAGCAAGAAAGAGAATGTCAACATTCTGATTGCTGTGACCGGTACCAACGAAATCTGGATTGATAAGCGCCGGGTAGACAAGCGCGCAGTGCGTTCGGTTGTTGAGCGTATGCACGCTGAAAACCCAAAAGGAGCTGTTGTTATTCAGGCGGATAAAGCCTCGAATACTGAGACGGTTACTGCGGTTATCGACGCCAGCCGTGCGGCAGGCGTATACGATGTTTCATTGGCCACTGAAGACAGCTGA
- a CDS encoding tetratricopeptide repeat protein, whose translation MTDSHVSTKSVRPVLVNLACSFSLGVAAMLAAPVASNLLAPALQMDGISAAHAQEDKPKRSTRRTPAIRAKIFEKLNEAQVAADEKRYSEAIRLLNDLRDKEGRGSLNSYELANLYNMYAFIYFTQEKYDQALDAYRNVVKQPDIPEAMELNTKYTIAQLYFVKEDYKNGVKVLLEWFKAKDALQEEPGAGAYALLAQGYYQLKDLDRALKYIEVAIDDYQSRGKVPKEQWWGLQRYLYYEKNNINKVVDILEETLKHYQKKAYWLQLSAMYNEQKRELAATATMEAAYEQGMLEKDKELINMAYLFLSQEVPYKAAKVLDKGIKAGAIPSTSKNLELLGNAWRQAQEVKRAIPEMEKAAAKSDKGELWARLGSIYLDNDEFEKSAQAIENAFKKGDLKRPDTAYLVLGMARFNLQNYDGARKAFKAAMKDEKSKDYAAQWIQFMDRELARQEALKDG comes from the coding sequence ATGACTGATTCTCACGTGAGCACGAAGTCCGTGCGCCCGGTGCTGGTCAATCTGGCATGCTCCTTCAGTCTGGGTGTTGCCGCAATGCTGGCGGCGCCGGTCGCCAGTAATCTGCTGGCGCCAGCTCTGCAGATGGACGGCATCAGTGCCGCCCACGCGCAGGAAGACAAACCCAAGCGCAGCACGCGTCGCACGCCGGCGATTCGAGCCAAGATCTTCGAAAAGCTGAACGAAGCTCAAGTTGCTGCAGACGAGAAGCGCTACAGCGAAGCTATTCGCCTGCTGAACGACCTGCGCGACAAAGAAGGTCGTGGTTCGCTCAACAGCTATGAGTTGGCCAACCTGTACAACATGTATGCCTTCATCTACTTCACGCAAGAGAAGTACGATCAGGCACTGGACGCTTACCGCAACGTGGTTAAGCAGCCGGACATTCCTGAAGCAATGGAACTGAATACCAAGTACACCATTGCACAGCTTTACTTCGTTAAAGAAGACTACAAAAACGGCGTTAAAGTGCTGTTGGAGTGGTTTAAAGCGAAGGATGCGCTGCAGGAGGAGCCGGGTGCTGGCGCCTATGCACTGTTGGCACAGGGCTATTACCAGCTTAAGGATCTTGATCGTGCGCTGAAGTATATCGAAGTTGCTATCGATGATTACCAATCGCGTGGCAAAGTCCCCAAAGAGCAATGGTGGGGGCTGCAGCGTTACCTGTACTACGAGAAAAACAACATCAACAAGGTGGTGGATATTCTCGAAGAGACGCTGAAGCACTACCAGAAGAAGGCTTATTGGTTACAGCTGTCTGCTATGTACAACGAGCAGAAACGTGAACTCGCAGCCACTGCCACAATGGAAGCCGCCTACGAGCAAGGCATGCTTGAGAAGGACAAAGAGCTGATCAATATGGCTTATCTGTTCCTGTCTCAGGAAGTGCCTTACAAGGCAGCCAAAGTTCTGGATAAAGGTATTAAAGCTGGCGCGATTCCGTCGACGTCCAAAAACCTGGAGCTGCTGGGTAACGCATGGCGCCAGGCTCAGGAAGTCAAACGTGCGATTCCTGAAATGGAAAAAGCCGCAGCCAAGTCTGATAAGGGCGAGCTCTGGGCACGTTTGGGCAGCATCTACCTGGACAACGATGAGTTTGAGAAGTCTGCACAGGCTATCGAAAACGCATTCAAGAAAGGGGATCTGAAGCGTCCTGATACGGCCTATCTGGTACTGGGCATGGCCCGTTTCAACCTCCAGAACTACGATGGAGCGAGAAAGGCCTTCAAGGCTGCGATGAAGGATGAAAAGTCCAAGGACTACGCCGCACAGTGGATACAGTTCATGGACCGTGAGCTGGCTCGTCAGGAAGCGTTGAAAGACGGTTGA
- a CDS encoding DUF3450 domain-containing protein, with amino-acid sequence MKMHRLKSIALAVAATASVLAASSAYSAEQDAAEQVKPAKPLVPVSAVVKVGEQRTKSAQASQVRIDRLAAETGDLLQDYKTVMKQVDGLRVYNARLEKQIAGQLRRIASLEKAVDEATVIQRQITPLLIRMIDGLEQFVDLDVPFHIDERKERVEFLRSSMDRSDISIAEKFRQVLEAYKIENEYGRKIDSYKGVATVNGAERDVNFLRIGRIGLLYQTTDGEHSGAWDKTQGAWVELDAGDYRGAIQKGLRIARKQASIDIMKLPIPAPEAAK; translated from the coding sequence ATGAAAATGCATCGATTGAAATCAATCGCGCTGGCGGTCGCTGCGACAGCCAGTGTGTTAGCGGCGTCGTCTGCGTATTCCGCTGAACAGGACGCTGCTGAGCAGGTTAAGCCTGCCAAGCCGCTTGTTCCCGTCAGTGCAGTCGTCAAGGTTGGCGAGCAGCGCACCAAATCTGCACAGGCGTCACAAGTTCGCATCGACCGCCTGGCTGCGGAAACGGGCGACTTGCTGCAAGACTACAAAACTGTGATGAAGCAGGTTGATGGTCTTCGCGTCTACAACGCTCGCCTTGAGAAGCAGATTGCTGGTCAGCTGCGTCGTATCGCCAGTCTGGAAAAGGCGGTTGATGAAGCTACCGTTATCCAACGCCAAATCACTCCGCTGCTGATCCGCATGATCGATGGCCTGGAGCAGTTTGTTGATCTGGACGTGCCCTTTCACATCGACGAGCGCAAAGAGCGTGTTGAATTCCTGCGCAGCAGCATGGACCGCTCAGATATCAGCATCGCGGAGAAATTCCGCCAAGTGCTGGAAGCCTACAAAATCGAAAATGAATACGGCCGCAAAATCGACAGCTATAAAGGTGTCGCAACGGTTAACGGCGCAGAGCGCGACGTGAACTTCCTGCGCATTGGTCGTATTGGTCTGTTGTACCAAACAACAGATGGTGAGCACTCAGGTGCCTGGGATAAAACTCAGGGTGCATGGGTTGAGCTGGACGCGGGTGATTACCGCGGTGCAATCCAGAAAGGTCTGCGTATTGCCCGTAAGCAAGCGTCTATCGACATCATGAAACTCCCGATTCCGGCTCCGGAGGCTGCTAAATAA